The Amycolatopsis viridis genome window below encodes:
- a CDS encoding dihydroorotase — protein MTQVLIKGARLYGEGDPVDVLVTGGTIAEIGEIQAPGDAEVIEAGGQVLLPGFVDLHTHLREPGREDTETIETGSAAAALGGYTAVFAMANTDPVADNAVVVEHVWRRGRETGLVDVHPVGAVTVGLRGERLAELGTMAKSAAGVRVFSDDGHCVHDPLIMRRALEYSTALDVVIAQHAEEPRLTVGAQAHEGENGSRLGYAGWPASAEESIVARDCLLAEHAGARLHVCHVSTAGTADVLRWAKERGTRVSAEVTPHHLLLTDERLATYDPVNKVNPPLRTGGDVAKLRAALAEGVIDCVATDHAPHAPQDKDCEWSAARPGMLGLQTALSVVAATMVETGLLDWRGVAKVMSERPAEIAGLPDQGRPLAVGEPANLVLVDPGAQWTVRGAELASLAANTPYEGMRLPAVVTATMLRGRVTAREGKIC, from the coding sequence GTGACCCAGGTTCTGATCAAGGGTGCCCGGCTCTACGGCGAGGGCGACCCGGTGGACGTCCTGGTCACCGGCGGCACCATCGCCGAAATCGGCGAAATCCAGGCACCCGGGGACGCCGAGGTGATCGAGGCCGGCGGCCAGGTCCTGCTGCCCGGCTTCGTCGACCTGCACACCCACCTGCGGGAACCGGGCCGCGAGGACACCGAGACCATCGAAACCGGCTCGGCCGCGGCCGCGCTCGGCGGCTACACCGCCGTGTTCGCGATGGCCAACACCGATCCGGTGGCCGACAACGCGGTGGTGGTCGAGCACGTGTGGCGCCGCGGCCGGGAGACCGGCCTGGTCGACGTGCACCCGGTCGGCGCGGTGACCGTCGGGCTCCGCGGCGAGCGGCTCGCCGAGCTGGGCACGATGGCGAAGTCGGCGGCCGGGGTGCGGGTGTTCTCCGACGACGGCCACTGCGTGCACGACCCGCTGATCATGCGCCGGGCGCTGGAGTACTCGACCGCACTGGACGTGGTGATCGCCCAGCACGCCGAGGAGCCCCGGCTGACCGTCGGCGCACAGGCCCACGAGGGCGAGAACGGTTCACGCCTGGGCTACGCGGGCTGGCCCGCCTCCGCCGAGGAGTCCATCGTCGCGCGCGACTGCCTGCTCGCCGAGCACGCCGGCGCGCGCCTGCACGTGTGTCACGTCTCCACCGCCGGCACCGCGGACGTGCTGCGCTGGGCGAAGGAACGGGGGACCCGGGTCTCGGCCGAGGTCACCCCGCACCACCTGCTGCTCACCGACGAGCGCCTGGCCACCTACGACCCGGTGAACAAGGTCAACCCGCCGCTGCGGACCGGCGGCGACGTGGCGAAGCTGCGGGCCGCACTGGCCGAGGGCGTCATCGACTGCGTCGCCACCGACCACGCCCCGCACGCGCCGCAGGACAAGGACTGCGAGTGGTCCGCGGCCCGGCCCGGCATGCTCGGCCTGCAGACCGCCCTCTCCGTGGTCGCCGCGACCATGGTGGAGACCGGGCTGCTGGACTGGCGTGGCGTGGCGAAGGTCATGAGCGAGCGGCCCGCGGAGATCGCCGGCCTGCCTGACCAGGGACGACCGCTCGCCGTGGGCGAACCCGCCAACCTGGTGCTGGTCGACCCGGGCGCACAATGGACCGTGCGGGGGGCGGAGCTGGCCAGCCTCGCCGCCAACACCCCGTACGAGGGAATGCGGTTGCCCGCCGTGGTGACCGCGACGATGTTGCGCGGGCGGGTCACGGCCCGCGAAGGGAAGATCTGCTGA
- a CDS encoding PH-like domain-containing protein has protein sequence MDRLLLTLLVIACFLLALWGMRRSWRRRARSQSAVLPPFPQKPAEPGEELLPEAKGLYVSTTTAGNWQDRIVTRGAGLRGRAVLRLYPAGLEIDRAGAPGFFIPRESIVEAGRSNAIAGKVMGTDSLLVIRWRLGDAELDTGFRGDDLDVYPQWIQSLSEREIKGGAQ, from the coding sequence ATGGACCGGTTGCTGCTCACCCTGCTGGTGATCGCCTGCTTCCTGCTCGCGCTGTGGGGGATGCGACGAAGCTGGCGGCGCCGCGCCCGGTCGCAGAGCGCCGTGCTGCCGCCGTTCCCGCAGAAGCCGGCCGAGCCGGGGGAGGAGCTGCTGCCGGAGGCCAAGGGCCTCTACGTGAGCACCACCACGGCCGGCAACTGGCAGGACCGGATCGTCACGCGCGGGGCCGGCCTGCGCGGCCGGGCGGTTCTGCGGCTCTACCCGGCCGGACTGGAGATCGACCGGGCCGGCGCGCCCGGGTTCTTCATCCCGCGGGAGTCCATTGTGGAGGCCGGAAGGTCGAACGCGATCGCCGGGAAGGTGATGGGCACCGACAGCCTGCTCGTCATCCGCTGGCGGCTCGGCGACGCCGAACTCGACACCGGCTTCCGCGGCGACGACCTCGATGTCTATCCACAGTGGATTCAAAGCTTGTCCGAACGAGAGATCAAGGGAGGGGCCCAGTGA
- the carA gene encoding glutamine-hydrolyzing carbamoyl-phosphate synthase small subunit, producing the protein MTVGTRTPAALVLEDGRVFRGSAYGAQGHTLGEAVFCTGMTGYQETLTDPSYHRQIVVQTAPQIGNTGWNDEDDESDRIWVAGYVVRDPARTPSNWRSRRTLDEELARQGVVGISGVDTRTLTRHLREQGAMRAGVFSGDALGAEDAMVAQVLASPPMTGADLAGAVTTKQPYVVAPEGERRFRVAALDLGIKSNTPRQMSRRGIEVHILPSTSTLEDLLAVEPDGVFLSNGPGDPATQDHAVALTEEVLRREIPLFGICFGNQILGRALGLGTYKMRYGHRGINIPVIDVATRRVAITAQNHGFALEGEPGQRFDSPFGTAQVSHYCPNDDTVEGVRCADVPAFSVQYHPEAAAGPHDAAPLFDEFVTLMEKKSR; encoded by the coding sequence GTGACCGTGGGCACCAGGACACCGGCCGCATTGGTGCTGGAAGACGGGCGGGTGTTCCGCGGATCGGCCTATGGCGCCCAGGGCCACACGCTGGGCGAGGCCGTGTTCTGCACCGGCATGACCGGCTACCAGGAGACGCTGACCGATCCGTCCTACCACCGCCAGATCGTGGTGCAGACCGCGCCGCAGATCGGCAACACCGGCTGGAACGACGAGGACGACGAGTCCGACCGCATCTGGGTGGCCGGCTACGTCGTGCGCGACCCGGCCCGGACCCCGTCGAACTGGCGCTCCCGCCGCACCCTCGACGAGGAGCTGGCACGCCAGGGCGTGGTCGGCATCAGCGGTGTGGACACCCGCACCCTCACCCGCCACCTGCGCGAACAGGGTGCGATGCGGGCCGGGGTCTTCTCCGGCGACGCGCTCGGCGCCGAGGACGCGATGGTGGCGCAGGTGCTGGCGAGCCCGCCGATGACGGGCGCCGACCTCGCCGGCGCGGTCACCACGAAGCAGCCGTACGTGGTGGCGCCGGAGGGGGAGCGGCGGTTCCGGGTGGCCGCGCTGGACCTGGGCATCAAGTCCAACACCCCGCGGCAGATGAGCCGCCGCGGCATCGAGGTGCACATCCTGCCCTCGACCAGCACGCTGGAGGACCTGCTGGCCGTCGAGCCGGACGGGGTGTTCCTGTCCAACGGCCCTGGCGACCCCGCCACCCAGGACCACGCGGTCGCGCTGACCGAGGAGGTCCTGCGCCGGGAGATCCCGCTGTTCGGCATCTGCTTCGGCAACCAGATCCTCGGCCGCGCGCTGGGGCTGGGCACCTACAAGATGCGCTACGGCCACCGGGGCATCAACATCCCGGTGATCGACGTGGCGACCCGGCGGGTGGCGATCACCGCGCAGAACCACGGTTTCGCCCTCGAAGGCGAGCCCGGGCAGCGGTTCGACTCGCCCTTCGGCACCGCGCAGGTGAGCCACTACTGCCCCAACGACGACACGGTGGAAGGCGTGCGCTGCGCCGACGTGCCGGCCTTCTCGGTGCAGTACCACCCGGAGGCCGCCGCGGGCCCGCACGACGCCGCCCCGCTCTTTGACGAGTTCGTGACCCTGATGGAGAAGAAGAGCCGCTGA
- the carB gene encoding carbamoyl-phosphate synthase large subunit — protein sequence MPKRTDIEHVLVIGSGPIVIGQAAEFDYSGTQACRVLRAEGLRVSLVNSNPATIMTDPEFADSTYIEPVTPDFVEKVIAHEQAQGRPVDCLLATLGGQTALNTAVALHERGVLEKYGVELIGADVDAIQRGEDRQKFKDIVRAIGGDVPRSRVCHSMEEVRDTVAELGLPVVIRPSFTMGGLGSGMAHTDEELERLASIGLAESPVTEVLIEESVLGWKEYELELMRDRHDNVVVICSIENIDAMGVHTGDSVTVAPAMTLTDREYQHMRDVGIAVLREVGVDTGGCNIQFAINPRDGRMVVIEMNPRVSRSSALASKATGFPIAKIAAKLAIGYSLDEIRNDITGETPASFEPTLDYVVVKVPRFAFEKFPGADPELTTTMKSVGEAMAVGRSFPEALGKALRSIDTKAAGFWTVPDPEGATLENTLEALRTPHDGRLYAVERALRLGATVQQVYEASGIDPWFIDQIALIGEIGAEVRDAPVLDAPLLREAKRVGLSDQQIAALRPELAGEDGVRALRHRLGVRPVFKTVDTCAAEFAAKTPYHYSAYESDPAAESEVSPQPDKSKVLILGSGPNRIGQGIEFDYSCVHAALALREAGFEAVMVNCNPETVSTDYDTSDRLYFEPLTFEDVLEVVYAEQRSGTVAGVIVQLGGQTPLKLAQRLADAGVPIVGTSPEAINLAEDRGAFGDVLAGAGLPAPKYGTATSFEGAKRIADEIGYPVLVRPSYVLGGRGMEIVYDEASLAGYIQRATEVSPEHPVLVDRFLDDAIEIDVDALFDGEELYLGGVMEHIEEAGVHSGDSSCALPPITLGRQDVEAVRASTEAIARGVGVHGLLNVQYALKDDVLYVLEANPRASRTVPFVSKATGVQLAKAASLIMTGSSIKDLRARGVLPAEGDGGHLPIDAPVAVKEAVLPFHRFRTPEGKGVDSLLGPEMKSTGEVMGVDTSFGEAFAKSQAGAYGSLPTAGKVFVSVANRDKRALVFPVKRLADLGFEILATSGTAEVLRRNGVPSTVVRKYSEGSTPDEPNVVEVITSGGVDMVINTPYGNSGPRIDGYEIRTAAVSRDIPCITTVQGAAAAVHGIEALIRGDIGVRSLQDLQAALRAKA from the coding sequence ATGCCGAAACGTACAGACATCGAGCACGTCCTCGTCATCGGATCCGGGCCGATCGTCATCGGTCAGGCCGCCGAGTTCGACTACTCGGGTACCCAGGCCTGCCGGGTCCTGCGCGCCGAGGGCCTGCGGGTCAGCCTGGTCAACTCCAACCCGGCGACGATCATGACCGATCCGGAGTTCGCCGACTCCACCTACATCGAGCCGGTCACGCCGGACTTCGTGGAGAAGGTCATCGCGCACGAGCAGGCGCAGGGACGCCCGGTCGACTGCCTGCTCGCCACCCTGGGCGGGCAGACCGCGCTGAACACCGCCGTCGCCCTGCACGAGCGCGGGGTGCTGGAGAAGTACGGTGTCGAGCTCATCGGTGCCGACGTCGACGCCATCCAGCGCGGCGAGGACCGGCAGAAGTTCAAGGACATCGTCCGCGCCATCGGCGGTGACGTGCCGCGCAGCCGCGTGTGCCACTCGATGGAGGAGGTCCGCGACACCGTCGCCGAGCTGGGCCTGCCGGTCGTCATCCGGCCCTCGTTCACCATGGGCGGGCTCGGCTCGGGCATGGCGCACACCGACGAGGAGCTGGAGCGGCTGGCCTCGATCGGGCTGGCCGAGTCGCCGGTCACCGAGGTGCTGATCGAGGAGAGCGTGCTCGGGTGGAAGGAGTACGAGCTCGAGCTGATGCGCGACCGCCACGACAACGTGGTGGTGATCTGCTCGATCGAGAACATCGATGCGATGGGTGTGCACACCGGTGACTCGGTGACCGTCGCGCCCGCGATGACCCTCACCGACCGCGAGTACCAGCACATGCGCGACGTGGGGATCGCCGTGCTGCGCGAGGTCGGCGTCGACACCGGTGGCTGCAACATCCAGTTCGCGATCAACCCGCGCGACGGGCGCATGGTCGTCATCGAGATGAACCCGCGCGTGTCCCGCTCCAGCGCACTGGCGTCGAAGGCCACCGGCTTCCCGATCGCCAAGATCGCCGCGAAGCTCGCCATCGGCTACAGCCTCGACGAGATCCGCAACGACATCACCGGTGAGACCCCGGCCTCGTTCGAGCCGACCCTGGACTACGTCGTGGTCAAGGTGCCGCGGTTCGCGTTCGAGAAGTTCCCGGGCGCCGACCCGGAGCTGACCACCACGATGAAGAGCGTCGGCGAGGCGATGGCCGTGGGCCGCAGCTTCCCCGAGGCCCTGGGCAAGGCGCTGCGCTCGATCGACACGAAGGCGGCCGGGTTCTGGACCGTGCCCGACCCCGAGGGCGCCACCCTGGAGAACACGCTGGAGGCCCTGCGCACCCCGCACGACGGCCGCCTCTACGCGGTCGAGCGCGCCCTGCGCCTGGGCGCCACCGTGCAGCAGGTGTACGAGGCCAGCGGCATCGACCCGTGGTTCATCGACCAGATCGCGTTGATCGGCGAGATCGGTGCCGAGGTGCGCGACGCCCCGGTGCTGGACGCGCCGTTGCTGCGCGAGGCCAAGCGCGTCGGGCTGAGCGACCAGCAGATCGCCGCGCTGCGGCCGGAGCTGGCCGGCGAGGACGGCGTGCGCGCGCTGCGCCACCGGCTCGGGGTGCGCCCGGTGTTCAAGACCGTGGACACCTGCGCGGCCGAGTTCGCCGCGAAGACGCCGTACCACTACTCGGCCTACGAATCCGACCCCGCGGCGGAATCTGAGGTCTCACCGCAGCCGGACAAGTCGAAGGTGCTGATCCTCGGTTCCGGCCCGAACCGGATCGGTCAGGGCATCGAGTTCGACTACTCGTGCGTGCACGCCGCGCTGGCGCTGCGGGAGGCCGGGTTCGAGGCCGTCATGGTCAACTGCAACCCGGAGACCGTGTCCACCGACTACGACACCTCCGACCGGCTGTACTTCGAGCCGCTCACCTTCGAGGACGTGCTCGAGGTGGTCTACGCCGAGCAGCGCTCGGGCACGGTCGCCGGGGTGATCGTGCAGCTCGGCGGCCAGACCCCGCTGAAGCTGGCGCAGCGGCTGGCCGACGCCGGGGTGCCGATCGTGGGCACCTCGCCGGAGGCGATCAACCTGGCGGAGGACCGCGGCGCGTTCGGCGACGTGCTGGCCGGTGCGGGCCTGCCGGCGCCGAAGTACGGCACCGCCACCTCGTTCGAGGGCGCCAAGCGGATCGCCGACGAGATCGGCTACCCGGTCCTGGTGCGGCCCTCCTACGTCCTCGGCGGCCGCGGCATGGAGATCGTCTACGACGAGGCGTCCCTGGCCGGCTACATCCAGCGCGCCACCGAGGTGAGCCCCGAGCACCCGGTGCTGGTCGACCGGTTCCTCGACGACGCGATCGAGATCGACGTGGACGCCCTGTTCGACGGCGAGGAGCTCTACCTCGGTGGCGTCATGGAGCACATCGAGGAGGCCGGTGTCCACTCCGGCGACTCCTCGTGCGCGCTGCCGCCGATCACGCTCGGCCGCCAGGACGTCGAGGCGGTGCGCGCCTCCACCGAGGCCATCGCCCGCGGTGTCGGCGTGCACGGCCTGCTCAACGTCCAGTACGCCCTCAAGGACGACGTGCTCTACGTCCTGGAGGCCAACCCGCGTGCCAGCCGCACCGTGCCGTTCGTGTCCAAGGCCACCGGCGTCCAGCTGGCCAAGGCTGCCTCGCTGATCATGACCGGCTCCTCGATCAAGGACCTGCGCGCCCGCGGCGTCCTGCCGGCCGAGGGCGATGGCGGGCACCTGCCGATCGACGCGCCGGTCGCGGTGAAGGAAGCGGTCCTGCCCTTCCACCGCTTCCGCACGCCGGAGGGCAAGGGCGTGGACTCGCTGCTGGGGCCGGAGATGAAGTCCACCGGCGAGGTGATGGGCGTGGACACCTCGTTCGGCGAGGCGTTCGCGAAGTCGCAGGCCGGGGCCTACGGGTCGCTGCCCACCGCGGGCAAGGTGTTCGTGTCGGTCGCCAACCGGGACAAGCGGGCCCTGGTGTTCCCGGTCAAGCGGCTGGCCGACCTCGGGTTCGAGATCCTCGCGACCTCCGGCACCGCCGAGGTGCTGCGGCGCAACGGGGTGCCCAGCACGGTGGTGCGCAAGTACTCCGAAGGCAGCACGCCGGACGAGCCGAACGTGGTCGAGGTGATCACCTCCGGCGGCGTGGACATGGTGATCAACACCCCGTACGGCAACAGCGGGCCCCGCATCGACGGCTACGAGATCCGCACCGCCGCGGTGTCGCGGGACATCCCGTGCATCACCACGGTGCAGGGCGCCGCGGCCGCGGTGCACGGCATCGAGGCGCTTATCCGGGGTGACATCGGCGTCCGCTCGCTGCAGGACCTGCAGGCGGCGCTGCGGGCGAAGGCGTGA